A genomic segment from Malaclemys terrapin pileata isolate rMalTer1 chromosome 1, rMalTer1.hap1, whole genome shotgun sequence encodes:
- the LOC128830680 gene encoding C-type lectin-like has translation MGPVAYFSLCLLGCLIFNPSLEGIGASSCPSGWLIYRGHCYGFFPIKKTWAEAELECQYLHKGAHLASILSDAEGTTVARHISESGFKDNVWIGLQDPRHYRHWRWTDGSLYRYKAWNIKEPNNDHGVEYCVELVSYRDFKKWNDAPCNQPNGYVCEYQP, from the exons ATGGGGCCAGTCGCCTACTTCAGCCTCTGCCTCCTCGGCTGCCTGATCTTTAACCCCTCGCTTGAAG GAATCGGGGCCTCGTCCTGTCCCAGTGGCTGGCTGATCTACCGAGGACACTGCTATGGCTTCTTCCCCATAAAGAAGACCTGGGCAGAGGCTGAG CTGGAGTGTCAGTATCTGCACAAAGGGGCCCATCTCGCCTCCATTCTCAGTGACGCAGAAGGGACCACGGTGGCCAGACACATCAGCGAGTCAGGCTTCAAGGATAACGTCTGGATCGGACTCCAAGACCCCCGGCAC TACAGACACTGGAGGTGGACCGATGGCTCCCTGTATCGCTACAAAGCTTGGAACATCAAGGAACCAAACAATGACCATGGTGTCGAGTACTGTGTGGAGCTGGTGAGCTACCGGG ATTTTAAGAAGTGGAACGATGCTCCCTGTAACCAGCCAAACGGCTACGTTTGCGAGTATCAACCCTAG